In Electrophorus electricus isolate fEleEle1 chromosome 14, fEleEle1.pri, whole genome shotgun sequence, a single window of DNA contains:
- the LOC113577660 gene encoding CDP-diacylglycerol--glycerol-3-phosphate 3-phosphatidyltransferase, mitochondrial yields the protein MAAPMTWRRLVNFVYTPAVFGVFSKLSDRLFRKHDKIRGSTLLLLPPLLAGAAPAPLACSRLPGSTRAEGLHSRFYWIADHVPAFKVPGGRIRVLRSPDEFYQAMKVRIKTAKHRVVMASLYLGTGPLEQDLVDCIEEALKHSQEEAAADLKVSVLLDYTRGSRGKNNSRTMLLPLLQRYPEQMRVALYHTPDLRGLLRLFVPDRFNETIGVQHIKAYLFDNSLIISGANLSESYFTNRQDRYVLVEDCAEVANFFAELVHAVSDISLQLEHDDTVHVMEEMVHPYKGNRVDFSSSAHQRIMGVISVARARQQLLELGHLRDSDSEFEGGEEHSDTWLFPLVQMKPLGIQLDEEVTQRLLMEAGKDATVYLTSGYFNLTQAYMRLVLGAASDYCILMASPEVNGFFGAKGVAGAIPEAYVHLAHQFYSKVCKLGQQGRVQLHEYHRPDWTFHAKGLWYYLKGKDGPCLTLIGSPNFGYRSVHRDLEAQIALVTENEQLQAQLHQEQEMLYQRSTEVSHSTFKQPDRYVKLWVKLITPLIKNFF from the exons ATGGCGGCGCCCATGACTTGGAGGAGACTTGTGAACTTTGTTTATACTCCTGCTGTCTTTGGAGTATTCTCTAAACTTTCGGACAGACTATTTAGGAAACATGACAAGATCAGAGG GTCCACCCTGCTACTCCTGCCCCCTCTTCTGGCCGGGGCAGCTCCTGCACCACTGGCCTGCTCCAGGCTGCCAGGCTCCACTAGAGCAGAAGGGCTTCATTCCCGCTTCTACTGGATTGCTGACCATGTTCCAGCCTTCAAGGTGCCCGGGGGTCGCATCCGTGTGCTCCGCTCCCCGGATGAGTTCTATCAAGCTATGAAG GTACGCATCAAGACAGCCAAGCATCGAGTGGTGATGGCCTCCTTGTATCTTGGCACAGGACCACTAGAGCAAGATCTT GTTGACTGTATAGAAGAGGCACTCAAGCACTCGCAGGAAGAGGCTGCTGCTGATTTAAAGGTGTCTGTGCTGCTGGACTACACCAGAGGATCCAGAG GAAAGAATAATTCACGTACAATGCTGTTGCCTTTGCTGCAACGTTACCCGGAGCAAATGAGAGTTGCTCTATACCACACTCCAGACCTGCGGGGCCTGTTGCGCCTCTTTGTTCCTGACAGGTTTAATGAGACCATTGGCGTGCAGCATATCAAAGCTTACCTGTTTGACAACAGTCTCATTATCAGTGG GGCCAATTTGAGTGAATCGTACTTCACTAACCGGCAGGACCGTTATGTGTTGGTGGAGGACTGCGCAGAGGTAGCCAATTTCTTTGCTGAGCTGGTGCATGCTGTGAGTGACATCTCACTGCAGCTGGAGCATGATGACACTGTCCATGTGATGGAGGAAATGGTGCACCCCTACAAAG GTAATCGGGTGGACTTCTCATCCTCAGCACATCAGCGAATTATGGGTGTGATAAGTGTGGCCAGGGCTCGGCAGCAGCTACTGGAGTTGGGGCACTTGAGAGACTCGGACTCAGAATTTGAAGGTGGAGAAGAGCATAGCGACACCTGGCTCTTCCCACTTGTGCAGATGAAGCCTTTGGGCATCCAGCTGGATGAGGAGGTAACGCAGCGTCTGCTCATGGAAGCAGGCAAAGATGCTACAGTCTACTTGACATCTGGCTACTTCAACCTGACACAAGCTTACATGAGGCTGGTGCTGGGAGCGGCATCAGACTACTGCATCCTCATGGCTTCCCCAGAGGTCAACGGGTTCTTTGGGGCTAAAGGAGTGGCAGGCGCTATTCCCGAAGCTTATGTCCACCTTGCCCATCAATTCTATAGCAAA GTGTGTAAGCTGGGTCAACAGGGTCGTGTCCAACTCCATGAGTACCATCGCCCCGACTGGACATTCCATGCCAAGG GTTTGTGGTACTACCTTAAAGGGAAAGACGGCCCTTGTCTCACTCTTATTGGCTCCCCCAATTTTGGCTATCGCTCAGTACACAGGGATTTGGAGGCACAGATTGCCCTAGTAACAGAGAATGAGCAGCTCCAGGCCCAACTACACCAG GAGCAAGAGATGTTGTACCAGAGGTCCACAGAGGTTTCACACTCCACCTTTAAGCAGCCTGACCGCTATGTTAAGTTATGGGTGAAGCTGATCACTCCTCTCATTAAAAACTTCTTCTGA
- the socs3b gene encoding suppressor of cytokine signaling 3b, protein MVTHSRLDSVMSSSPFQSGVCRPHHRFKTFSSRAQYQMVLAAVRKLQESGFYWGALSGKEASSLLNAEPPGTFLVRDSSDHQHFFTLSVKTATGTKNLRIQCDTCSFFLQTDPRSSQAVPVPRFDCVLKLVHHYMPSAEGAGAASVAQAAVDSVRGSSAVDGSTYFIYSGGEKIPLELLRPLASSMSTLQHLCRKTLNGHIDVSTKRDQLPQTLQEFLHEYDAPI, encoded by the coding sequence ATGGTAACGCACAGCAGGCTTGATAGCGTCATGAGCAGCAGCCCCTTTCAAAGCGGAGTGTGCCGGCCCCACCACCGCTTCAAAACGTTCAGCTCCAGGGCCCAGTATCAGATGGTGCTGGCGGCTGTGCGGAAACTGCAGGAAAGCGGTTTCTACTGGGGTGCCTTGAGCGGGAAGGAGGCCAGTTCCCTGCTGAATGCAGAGCCTCCTGGCACCTTCCTGGTGCGTGACAGCTCGGATCACCAACACTTCTTCACCCTCAGTGTGAAAACAGCCACGGGCACCAAGAATCTGCGCATCCAGTGTGACACCTGCTCCTTCTTCCTGCAGACGGACCCCCGGAGCTCACAAGCAGTGCCCGTACCACGCTTTGATTGTGTCCTGAAACTCGTACACCATTACATGCCCTCTGCTGAAGGCGCAGGGGCTGCATCTGTGGCACAAGCTGCAGTGGACAGTGTCAGGGGCAGCAGTGCAGTGGATGGGAGTACATACTTTATCTACTCTGGAGGAGAGAAAATCCCACTGGAGCTGCTACGGCCTCTGGCCTCCAGCATGTCTACACTGCAGCACCTCTGCCGCAAGACTCTCAATGGCCACATAGACGTGTCCACTAAACGGGACCAGCTGCCTCAAACGCTCCAAGAGTTTCTACATGAGTATGATGCGCCCATCTAA